GTGGAGGTCATCACCCATGAGCAGAGTCCCGACATTGCGGAAGCCGTGTGCGGCGGCACGGAGACCGGCGCGGGAGATCAGGGAATCCTGTACGGCTTTGCCTGCGACGAAACAAAGGAGCTGCTGCCCCTGCCTGTGGTGCTGGCGCATCGACTGACCCGCCTGTTGACCGATGCCCGCAGGCAGGGCATTATCCCCGGCCTGCGTCCGGACGGCAAGGCGCAGGTGTCTGTGGAATACCGCTTTGGAGTTCCGTACCGCATTGCCGCAGTGGTGGTATCCTGCCAGCATGAGGATAATCTGCCACTGCCGGAACTGCGCCGGGACATTCTGCGCCATGTGATCCGACCCGCCATGCAGGAACTCCCGCTGGACGAACATACCGAGGTGCTAATCAATCCGTCCGGACGATTTGTCCAGGGTGGCTTTGAAGCGGACACCGGGCTCACCGGACGCAAGCTGATGGTAGATACCTACGGCGGCCTTGTCCCTCATGGCGGCGGCGCGCTGTCCGGCAAGGATGGAACGAAGGTGGACCGCAGCGGCGCGTACATGGCCCGCTATATCGCCAAAAACATCGTGGCGGCAGGACTGGCAAAGCGCTGCACCATCAGCCTTGC
This window of the Dysosmobacter acutus genome carries:
- the metK gene encoding methionine adenosyltransferase, with the translated sequence MKDSCILTAESVTEGHPDKLCDTVADAVVDACLTQDAAARVACEVMATAGKIIAAGEITAAKLPDIPAIICRTVREAGYGGSDYEVEVITHEQSPDIAEAVCGGTETGAGDQGILYGFACDETKELLPLPVVLAHRLTRLLTDARRQGIIPGLRPDGKAQVSVEYRFGVPYRIAAVVVSCQHEDNLPLPELRRDILRHVIRPAMQELPLDEHTEVLINPSGRFVQGGFEADTGLTGRKLMVDTYGGLVPHGGGALSGKDGTKVDRSGAYMARYIAKNIVAAGLAKRCTISLAYAIGKAQPVAVTVDTEYTGIYSDDVLEQAVRTVFNLTPDGMIGTLGLDQPIFRKFCNYGHFTHADAPWERTDMTEVLECVCRAKDMGVSER